In one window of Acidobacteriota bacterium DNA:
- a CDS encoding glycosyltransferase family 2 protein, with translation MEPDSSYPMPAFTNVIVVIPALNEEVSLPEVISRLKRIRLGRIRVVDNGSSDRTAEVAWRCGAEVISEPRRGYGQACWAGCENLPPDAEWILFCNADGSDDIERVPAMMRATRRAEFVLGNRLAEMGGAGYLTKVQRFGNRLITALIRWLFKEDYSDLGPLRLISRRAYEGLKVQSRGFGWTVEMQVRAAEEGTSTCEIPVRNFPRMAGAPKISGTVMGTIQAATSMLCTLASLWLKRPFVQRALSYLAASLLLVGTSMMLPFGDFAVRENVPRFLIGAAVMGAGYGVGWLLRRPSLGLLWSVAVGTRLILLFMHPGNDIWRYIWEGRVTLAGYNPYHLPPNARALKHLRDAVVWPRVDRPTSTAVYPPAAQLCFALMAALGSGAFGFKLLFAVADLGVMVLLLRRFGRRVALAYGWNPLVIYSFAGGGHYDSLFVLPLLGALLLVSSEPSASRFYVGALLLGSSIAMKWASGPLVFWWLWRSWRDHGLRPALWTGTLAALPMVAPLAIIFPGTRWHQLGPHDWVTYSWSMPLVPGAVRWLTGIKPHDQIYLLPLLCVAAVIAWRVTDAWRAAAISFFSLLVLTPAIQGWYFTWFIAVAACVPVFHWSARLVGLSGFVYFWVLYVDATQAVWKLSPQLTMLLWLPSEPSFRRIVPAQASSPIANLGQVTGSQYLLLFLAEGSSDFSASTRLTTRHEVGATRPCNQC, from the coding sequence ATGGAACCCGATTCGTCATACCCGATGCCTGCGTTCACGAATGTGATCGTGGTGATCCCTGCTCTCAATGAGGAAGTCAGCTTGCCTGAGGTTATTTCCCGATTGAAGCGAATTCGATTGGGCCGGATTCGCGTCGTGGACAACGGGAGCTCCGACCGGACCGCCGAAGTCGCTTGGCGATGTGGGGCGGAGGTGATCAGCGAGCCTCGACGCGGCTATGGCCAGGCGTGCTGGGCGGGATGTGAGAATCTACCGCCGGACGCCGAGTGGATTCTTTTTTGCAATGCCGATGGCAGCGATGACATCGAACGCGTGCCGGCGATGATGCGCGCAACCAGGCGGGCCGAATTCGTCCTCGGCAATCGCTTGGCCGAGATGGGGGGGGCAGGCTATCTCACCAAAGTGCAGCGCTTCGGAAACAGGCTGATCACCGCGTTAATCCGGTGGTTATTCAAAGAGGACTACTCTGACCTCGGCCCTTTGCGCTTAATTTCGAGACGTGCATATGAAGGCTTGAAGGTGCAAAGCCGCGGCTTCGGTTGGACAGTGGAAATGCAGGTGAGGGCAGCAGAAGAGGGCACGAGCACCTGCGAAATCCCAGTACGGAATTTTCCGCGAATGGCAGGCGCTCCCAAAATCTCCGGCACGGTCATGGGCACGATTCAGGCGGCCACAAGTATGCTGTGCACCCTCGCCTCGCTCTGGCTCAAAAGGCCATTCGTTCAACGTGCGCTAAGCTACCTTGCAGCGTCGCTGCTACTCGTCGGTACGTCGATGATGCTCCCGTTCGGGGATTTTGCAGTTCGAGAGAATGTACCGCGATTCTTGATCGGTGCGGCAGTGATGGGTGCGGGCTACGGTGTGGGCTGGCTGCTCCGGCGTCCCTCATTGGGTCTTCTCTGGAGTGTAGCCGTGGGAACCCGGCTCATCCTGCTTTTCATGCACCCCGGAAACGACATCTGGCGCTACATCTGGGAAGGGCGCGTTACGCTGGCGGGCTATAATCCATATCATCTCCCGCCGAATGCCAGGGCACTCAAACATTTAAGGGATGCAGTTGTATGGCCGCGCGTTGACCGTCCAACATCGACAGCCGTCTACCCGCCGGCCGCGCAATTGTGCTTTGCGTTGATGGCCGCGCTTGGTTCGGGCGCCTTTGGGTTCAAACTTCTTTTTGCTGTGGCCGACCTTGGCGTGATGGTGCTACTGTTGCGCCGTTTCGGCCGCAGGGTCGCTCTCGCCTATGGGTGGAATCCTTTGGTCATCTACTCCTTCGCGGGCGGCGGTCACTACGACAGCCTGTTTGTTCTACCGTTGCTTGGCGCGCTGCTTCTTGTTTCGTCCGAACCCAGCGCTTCAAGATTTTATGTGGGCGCCTTGCTGCTGGGCTCGAGCATCGCAATGAAATGGGCTTCCGGGCCGCTGGTGTTCTGGTGGCTCTGGCGATCATGGCGCGATCATGGGCTGCGGCCCGCTTTGTGGACAGGAACGTTGGCGGCTCTGCCGATGGTTGCGCCGCTGGCAATCATTTTTCCTGGCACGCGATGGCATCAACTCGGCCCGCATGATTGGGTAACTTACTCTTGGAGCATGCCCCTCGTCCCTGGTGCGGTGAGGTGGCTGACTGGAATCAAACCCCATGACCAGATCTACCTGCTGCCTCTCCTGTGCGTCGCTGCGGTGATTGCGTGGCGAGTGACCGATGCATGGCGTGCCGCTGCAATTTCCTTCTTTTCGCTGCTGGTTCTGACGCCTGCTATTCAAGGCTGGTATTTCACCTGGTTCATCGCGGTGGCGGCGTGCGTCCCTGTATTCCATTGGAGCGCGCGCTTGGTTGGCCTTTCGGGCTTTGTCTATTTTTGGGTGCTGTACGTAGATGCAACCCAGGCCGTCTGGAAACTCAGTCCACAACTCACCATGCTCCTTTGGCTGCCATCCGAGCCATCCTTCAGACGAATCGTACCCGCGCAGGCAAGTTCGCCGATAGCTAATTTGGGGCAGGTCACGGGTTCACAATACCTCCTACTGTTTTTGGCTGAAGGAAGCTCCGACTTCTCGGCCAGCACTCGGCTGACTACCCGCCACGAGGTCGGCGCCACGCGACCTTGTAACCAGTGCTAA
- a CDS encoding DUF547 domain-containing protein codes for MKEFLMRLLPVMMVLLALGKPTSSLQALPALDSAPWDAVLKQFVNANHRVDYARLKKDGALRLNEYIARLGRPGIFPASLNEKKALLINAYNAFTIQWIVKNYPIKSIWSTDSPFTAPRHKLDGKMVSLNEIESQLRAMRDPRIHAALVCAARSCPPLRREAYVAGRLDEQLDDNVREWLANPSLNRFYPLQGKAEISPILKWYRKDFDAYPGGLQGFLRKYAPQQSIEELGGRKLEISFPEYDWGLNDQSDLGGNYSRLQYAIDWVENWLRSLTN; via the coding sequence ATGAAAGAATTCCTCATGAGGTTATTGCCTGTCATGATGGTCTTGCTGGCGTTAGGCAAGCCGACTTCTTCCTTGCAAGCGCTCCCTGCCCTTGATTCCGCTCCGTGGGATGCCGTGCTCAAGCAATTCGTAAACGCAAATCATCGCGTTGACTATGCGCGCCTCAAGAAAGACGGCGCCCTGCGACTGAACGAGTATATTGCCCGTCTAGGCCGCCCGGGAATCTTTCCTGCGTCGCTGAATGAGAAGAAGGCCCTTTTAATCAACGCCTACAACGCCTTCACCATCCAATGGATCGTCAAAAACTACCCGATCAAAAGCATCTGGAGCACCGATTCTCCATTCACTGCTCCTCGCCACAAGCTGGACGGCAAGATGGTTTCACTGAACGAAATCGAGTCGCAATTGCGTGCTATGAGGGACCCGCGGATTCATGCGGCTCTTGTTTGTGCTGCGCGCAGCTGTCCTCCCTTGAGGCGCGAGGCCTATGTTGCCGGTCGATTGGATGAACAGCTCGATGACAACGTGCGCGAATGGTTGGCCAATCCATCCCTCAACCGATTTTATCCATTGCAGGGCAAGGCGGAAATCAGTCCCATTCTTAAATGGTATCGGAAGGATTTTGATGCCTACCCGGGCGGGCTCCAGGGCTTCTTGAGGAAGTACGCACCTCAACAATCTATCGAGGAATTAGGCGGCAGGAAGCTCGAAATCAGCTTCCCGGAATACGATTGGGGGCTGAATGATCAATCAGACCTGGGAGGAAATTATTCTCGGCTGCAGTATGCGATTGACTGGGTTGAGAACTGGCTTCGCAGCCTGACGAATTAA